Proteins found in one Salvelinus alpinus chromosome 11, SLU_Salpinus.1, whole genome shotgun sequence genomic segment:
- the LOC139534372 gene encoding SLAM family member 8-like, translating to MACVVIALLTILPVVMGGTTGYLGDSVTLSSGANSSWILSKIEWSIFSNNTWIATYRKEPQTFRIDRFWQFQDRLRLNISSGDLEIRDVRIGDALVYSVLLQDIKGEQHNVPVQLTVTERLSKPSVRKVFSMLKDSHCVMALQCSSSVKDTHLSWEPEAAFEDAFWRGNPNTNVSVVWTSYSPNRNATFNCTASNGLSKAFRVVTERCQEPDVVGETRIPGIGFVMLLLGIVFGCVLTYIYFRGKMFPVPIL from the exons ATGGCATGTGTAGTTATCGCTCTTCTTACAATCTTACCAG TGGTGATGGGAGGTACCACTGGTTACCTGGGAGATTCTGTCACCTTGTCTTCTGGAGCCAACTCATCCTGGATCTTGAGCAAGATAGAGTGGTCTATATTCAGCAACAACACCTGGATTGCAACGTACAGGAAAGAACCACAGACTTTCAGAATAGACCGTTTCTGGCAGTTTCAGGATCGTCTAAGACTCAACATCTCCTCCGGGGACTTAGAGATAAGAGATGTGAGGATAGGGGATGCCCTGGTTTACTCGGTTCTCCTTCAAGACATTAAGGGAGAGCAGCATAACGTACCTGTCCAGCTCACTGTGACAG AGCGTCTCAGCAAGCCCAGCGTCCGTAAGGTCTTCAGCATGTTGAAGGACAGCCATTGTGTGATGGCTCTTCAGTGCTCTTCTTCAGTGAAGGACACCCACCTCTCCTGGGAACCAGAGGCTGCATTTGAGGATGCCTTCTGGAGGGGGAATCCCAACACCAACGTCTCTGTCGTCTGGACGTCTTACAGCCCCAACAGAAATGCCACCTTCAACTGTACTGCCAGCAATGGGCTCTCTAAAGCCTTTCGGGTTGTGACGGAGAGATGCCAAG agccCGACGTGGTGGGAGAGACCCGCATCCCTGGAATAGGTTTTGTAATGTTGCTCTTAGGAATTGTGTTTGGATGTGTTTTAACATATATTTATTTTAGAGGAAAAATGTTCCCCGTACCAATT
- the LOC139534371 gene encoding vang-like protein 2: MDNESQYSGYSYKSSHSRNSRKHRDRRDRHRSKSRDGSSRGDKSVTIHAPGEPLLDTESTRGDDRDDNWGETTTVQTGTSEHSVSNEDLTRVSKELEESSPLECRRFLGPGLGAVLGLFALVTPLAFLALPQLLWREALEPCGTPCEGLYVSLAFKLLVLLISTWALFLRPPRATLPRFYVFRCLLLALVFLFVASYWLFYGVRVLEPRERDYRGIVGYAASLVDALLFIQYLALVLLEVRHLHPAFCLKVVRTTDGESRFYNVGHLSIQRAAVWVLDQYYSDFPVYNPALLNLPKSILSKKSSGFKVYTLGEENNTNNSTGQSRAMIAAAARRRDNSHNEYYYEEAEMDRRVRKRKARLVVAVEEAFTHIKRLQDDEPAASSPKHPREVMDPREAAQAIFAPMARAMQKYLRTTRQQPYHSMESIINHLQFCITHNMTPKAFLERYLSPGPTLQYQRENGMGRQWTLVSEEPVTSALSQGLVFSLRRLDFSLVVTVTPLPFLHLGEEFIDPKSHKFVMRLQSETSV; this comes from the exons ATGGACAACGAGTCGCAGTACTCGGGCTACTCCTACAAGTCCTCACACTCCCGCAACTCTAGGAAGCACAG GGATAGGCGGGACAGGCACCGCTCCAAGAGCAGAGACGGCAGTAGTCGTGGAGACAAGTCAGTCACCATCCATGCCCCTGGAGAGCCTCTACTGGACACCGAGTCCACCCGCGGAGATGATCGG GATGATAACTGGGGTGAGACCACCACTGTGCAGACTGGCACGTCAGAACACAGCGTCTCTAACGAGGACCTGACGCGCGTCTCCAAGGAGCTCGAGGAGTCCTCCCCGCTGGAATGCCGGCGTTTCCTGGGCCCAGGATTGGGCGCCGTCCTTGGCCTCTTCGCCCTGGTCACCCCCCTGGCTTTCCTGGCTCTGCCGCAGCTGCTGTGGCGCGAGGCCCTGGAGCCCTGTGGCACGCCCTGCGAGGGTCTCTACGTCTCCCTGGCCTTTAAGCTCCTGGTCCTCCTCATCTCCACCTGGGCTCTGTTCCTGCGCCCGCCGCGCGCTACCTTGCCTCGCTTCTACGTCTTCCGCTGCCTGCTACTGGCGCTCGTCTTCCTGTTCGTGGCGTCCTACTGGCTGTTCTATGGCGTGCGCGTGCTGGAGCCCCGGGAGAGGGACTACAGGGGTATCGTGGGGTATGCGGCGTCGCTGGTGGACGCGCTGCTTTTCATCCAGTACCTGGCCTTAGTGCTGCTGGAGGTCAGACATCTGCACCCTGCCTTCTGCCTCAAGGTGGTGCGCACCACTGACGGGGAAAGTCGCTTCTACAACGTGGGACATCTCAG TATTCAGAGGGCAGCAGTGTGGGTGCTGGACCAGTACTACAGTGATTTCCCGGTCTACAACCCTGCCCTCCTCAACTTGCCCAAGTCCATCCTCTCTAAGAAGAGCTCTGGCTTCAAAGTCTACACTCTGGGTGAAG AGaacaacactaacaactctaCGGGTCAGTCCAGAGCGATGATCGCCGCAGCCGCCCGCAGGAGAGACAACTCCCACAACGAGTATTACTACGAGGAGGCAGAGATGGACCGCAGGGTCCGCAAGCGCAAGGCCAG gctggtggtggcggtagaggaAGCCTTCACCCACATCAAGCGTCTCCAGGACGACGAGCCAGCCGCGTCGTCCCCCAAACACCCCCGCGAGGTGATGGACCCCCGGGAGGCAGCTCAGGCCATCTTCGCCCCCATGGCCCGGGCCATGCAGAAGTACCTGAGGACCACGCGCCAGCAGCCCTATCACAGCATGGAGAGCATTATCAACCACCTGCAGTTCTGTATCACGCACAACATGACACCCAAG gCCTTCCTGGAGCGCTACCTTTCTCCAGGCCCCACGCTGCAGTACCAGCGGGAGAACGGTATGGGTCGCCAGTGGACCCTAGTGAGCGAGGAGCCGGTGACATCAGCCCTGAGTCAGGGTCTGGTCTTCTCCCTGCGACGTCTCGACTTCTCCCTGGTTGTCACGGTGAcgcccctccccttcctccaccTGGGGGAGGAGTTTATCGACCCCAAGAGCCACAAGTTTGTCATGAGGCTGCAGTCGGAGACCTCtgtgtag